The Desulfovibrio desulfuricans DSM 642 sequence GCTTCGGCTTCTAAAGTAAAGATTGCCTGTGAGAGGTTTTGGGGCCTTGCCCCGAACCCTCAGACAAATAAAAAACCCGCCATTGGCGGGGTTTTTATTTGTCTGCAGTACTTAATACCCGGAGCGTGTGAGTCGTGCTGGCGGAGGGGTGCGTCTGCGCCCTCTGCCATAACAGTCACAGAGCAACCTTTGGCAGCGCTCCTTTATACCCTGCGCGCCGGGCGCATCTGCTACCAGCGTTCGGGCATGGAGTGGGGCGGCAGCGAATTTTCCGGCTGGTCGCCAAGCTTTTCGCGCAACAGGCGGATCACGGAAGTGGCATCGGAAAAATCCTGCTCCAGTTTGTCCAGTTGCAACTGTTGCGCGGTAAGCGCCGCATCAAGTGCCTTGATGCGTTCCTCCTGAAAAAAGGTCAGTTCTTCCAGACGGGTCAGCCGATCATCTTCAGAAGTCAGTGGGCGGGACATGGTTGCCTCCTTGTGAAACACCTGTTGGCACTGTTACGCGCGTCTTCCGCCGCGCCGTCCATCGCCGCGTTTGCCGTTGCTGTCAGAGCTACGATCATCAGAACCCGAGCGTGAGTCTTTGTCTCTCTGCGGGCTTTCACCCCTGCCCGATCTGCCGTGCGCGGCACCACGATCATTGTCCTCTCGCCGTGCAGGCCGATCGTCCCGCTGTGCTTGCGGGCCACGGGAAGGCCTTGGCCTGTCCTGAGGCTTGCCAGTTTTGTCGGGCCGTGTGCCGTCAGGCTTGTGAGCGTCACCATGCGTGCCGGGCCGTGTGCTGGGCCTGACACCGGGCCGCCGGGGGGCGTCTCCGTCCTCCATGGCGGGCATGAGGATGTAGTGCTGGCGCATGCGCTGGGCATCCGTGCGGGCAACATATATCTGTTCACCAAGCTCATCTCGTCCGCAATAAAACATGGCCGTGGCAATGGTGCCGGGCGTGGGGATAAAACATTGAGTCTGTTGCGGATTCCAGTGCCGTTGCCGCAGCCAGTGCGACAGGGTGCGCATGTCTTCATCCGTACAGCCTGGAAAGCCGCTCATGAGATACGGCACCACATACTGTTCCCGCCCTGCGGCGCGGCTTTGGCGTACAAAGCTTTCCAGAAAGGCCTCAAACACGTCCAGCGAGGGCTTGCGCATAAGTTCAAGCACTGAGGGCGCGCAATGTTCCGGCGCAACCTTGAGCTGACCGCCCGTAAATTCGCCTGTATAGGCGGCAAGGGCCTCGGCGTCACGCAGGGCAAGGTCGGCGCGAACGCCGCTTGCCACGCGGGCCTGCTTGACTTCTGGCAGGGCGGCAACCTTGCGCAGCAACTCCACATGCTTCCGCTGCGGCGTTATGAAAGATTTGCACACGCTGGGAAAGCAGCAACTGGTGCGGCGGCAGGCGCTTTTGACCCGTGGCTTGGCCGATTCGTCGTTCTGCGCAGTGCGGCTGTCCAAAGCGCAGTGCCCCTGCCACATGTTGGCGGTGGGGCCGCCCACATCTGAAATCGCCACCGGGCCTTTGCCGCGAGCCACGTTTTGCTGCCCCAGCAGACGCGCCTCCGCAAGGATGGACTGCTCGGAGCGCGAACTGATGCGCCTGCCCTGATGCAGAGCCAAAGAACAGAACGAACAGCCTCCGCCGCACCCCCTGTGGCTTGTGATGCTGGTGCGCATCATTTCAGCCGATGGGATAGCCTCCCTGTAGCGCGGGTGCGCCAGTCGTGTGAAGGGGAGGGTGTAGAGATCGTCCATTTCTTCGGTGGTCAGCGGCTGGGCGGGGCGGGCCAGCACCACGGCGCGATCGCCCACAGGCTCAAAGGCCCAGGCGTCAAGGCGGTGTACCTGTCGCTCCAGTTCCTGCGTCAGTTTGAGCAACTGGAAAGAGTCCGCCAGAATTTCATCATGCGAGGGCAGGGCAACCCACGGCTCGCCCTCAAGGGCAGGCGGCAGATTGGCCGGATGTCCGGAAGCATCCAGCTTGTTCATCCAGGCTGTGCCGGGGATGCCGCGAATGTCTTCTCCCTTGTCCAGGCGTTGGGCGCATTCAATGATGGCCTTTTCGCCCATGCCCCAGATAAGCAGGTCAGCCTTGGCATCCATAAGAATGGGTTTGCGCAGGGAGTCTGTCCAGAAATCGTAGTGGGAAACGCGGCGCAGGCTGGCCTCAATGCCGCCAAGAATGATGGGCAGGCCGGGAAAGGCCCGCCGGGCAAGGTTGGCATAGACCAGACACGCTCGGTTGGGGCGCGCCCCGGCTTTGCCGCCGGGCGTGTAGGCATCGTCGTGCCGCTTTTTGCGAAAGGCTGTGTAGTGCGCCAGCAGGGAATCAAGCGCTCCGGCGCTCACCCCGGCAAACAGGCGCGGGCGGCCCATGACGAGCAGATCGTCAGTATTCTCCCAGCCGGGCTGGGCCACAATGCCGGTACGGAAACCGTGGTGGATCAGCCAGCGGGCCAGCAGCACATTGCCGAACGAAGGGTGGTCAACGTAGGCATCACCGTTGATCAGCAGCACATCAAGCTGATCCCAGCCCAGGGCACGCATTTCTTC is a genomic window containing:
- a CDS encoding SlyX family protein, with translation MSRPLTSEDDRLTRLEELTFFQEERIKALDAALTAQQLQLDKLEQDFSDATSVIRLLREKLGDQPENSLPPHSMPERW
- a CDS encoding YgiQ family radical SAM protein, translated to MSAEEMRALGWDQLDVLLINGDAYVDHPSFGNVLLARWLIHHGFRTGIVAQPGWENTDDLLVMGRPRLFAGVSAGALDSLLAHYTAFRKKRHDDAYTPGGKAGARPNRACLVYANLARRAFPGLPIILGGIEASLRRVSHYDFWTDSLRKPILMDAKADLLIWGMGEKAIIECAQRLDKGEDIRGIPGTAWMNKLDASGHPANLPPALEGEPWVALPSHDEILADSFQLLKLTQELERQVHRLDAWAFEPVGDRAVVLARPAQPLTTEEMDDLYTLPFTRLAHPRYREAIPSAEMMRTSITSHRGCGGGCSFCSLALHQGRRISSRSEQSILAEARLLGQQNVARGKGPVAISDVGGPTANMWQGHCALDSRTAQNDESAKPRVKSACRRTSCCFPSVCKSFITPQRKHVELLRKVAALPEVKQARVASGVRADLALRDAEALAAYTGEFTGGQLKVAPEHCAPSVLELMRKPSLDVFEAFLESFVRQSRAAGREQYVVPYLMSGFPGCTDEDMRTLSHWLRQRHWNPQQTQCFIPTPGTIATAMFYCGRDELGEQIYVARTDAQRMRQHYILMPAMEDGDAPRRPGVRPSTRPGTHGDAHKPDGTRPDKTGKPQDRPRPSRGPQAQRDDRPARREDNDRGAAHGRSGRGESPQRDKDSRSGSDDRSSDSNGKRGDGRRGGRRA